Proteins encoded together in one Amblyomma americanum isolate KBUSLIRL-KWMA chromosome 1, ASM5285725v1, whole genome shotgun sequence window:
- the LOC144136296 gene encoding tubulin beta chain-like, whose amino-acid sequence MFRRKAFLHWYTGEGMDEMEFTEAESNMNDLVSEYQQYQEATADDEGEFDDEDALADTA is encoded by the coding sequence atgttccgccgcaaggccttctTGCACTGGTACACTGGGGAAGGCATGGACGAAATGGAATTCACCGAAGCAGAGTCCAACATGAATGACCTGGTGTCCGAGTACCagcagtaccaggaggccacagccgacgacgagggagagttcgacgacgaggacgccctcgccgacaCTGCCTGA